The Stackebrandtia nassauensis DSM 44728 genome includes the window GGACGTCGAGAACCGCGACCTGGTGCTGGACCTGTTGCGGCAGGAGGCGAAGCGCGGTGCCTGCGTCGTGTTCGCCACCAACGACACCGAGGCCGCGGCGACCTGCGACATCGTCGTCCACCTGGCCGACGGTCGCGTCGAGGCGACGCCGTCGGGCTGACCGGAGTCCATATTGCGAAACCGGGCCGCACGTGCCACAGTCATTCAGTGAGAAAACGCACAGTAACCCACGCCGCCGTCGCCCTGGCCGTGGCCGGTGTCGTGGCCATCGCCGGAACCGTTGTCGCCCATGCCCAGGAGCCCGACGACGATCTCGCCAAGGCCCTTGACACCATCCTGGAGGACAAGCGCCTCGACGACTCCCAGATCGGTGTCGTCGTCGCCGAGGCCGAGGGCAACAAGACCATCTACGACCACAATGGCAATATGCGGGCGATTCCCGCGTCCAACAACAAGATCCTGACCTCCGCCGCCGCGATGGACGCGCTGGGCGGCGACTACCGCTTCGACACCGACCTCGCGTCCAAGGCCAAGCCCCACAACGGAAGCCTGCGCGGCGACCTCTACCTGCGCGGCACCGGTGACCCCACGATGCTCGCCGCCGACTACGAGAAGCTCGCCGCCAAGCTGGCCAAGGCCGGGGTCAAGAAGGTCCGCGGTGACCTGGTCGCCGACGACACCGCCTACGACGACGTCCGGTTGGGTACCGAATGGGGCTGGGAGGACGAGCCGTACTACTACGCCGCCCAGACCTCGGCCCTGACCGTCGCCCCCGACGAGGACTACGACGCCGGAAGCGTCATCGTCAACGTCGATCCCGGTGCCGCCGAAGGAGACAAGGCCAAGGTCACCCTGACCCCGCCCACCGGTTATGTCGAAGTGGACAACACCGCCAAGACCGGCGGCGAGACCGACCTGACCGTCGACCGCAAGCACGGCACCAACATCATCACCGTGTCGGGGACCATCGCCGTCGGCGACGAGACCACCAGCGAGTACATGTCGGTCAACGAACCCACCGGCTACGCCGCCGACATCTTCGCCCGCGCCCTCAAGGCCAAGGGCATCAAGCTCACCGGCGACATCCGGCTGGGCGAGACCACCCCCAGCGGCGCCAAGACCCTGGCCGAACGCCA containing:
- the dacB gene encoding D-alanyl-D-alanine carboxypeptidase/D-alanyl-D-alanine endopeptidase, which codes for MRKRTVTHAAVALAVAGVVAIAGTVVAHAQEPDDDLAKALDTILEDKRLDDSQIGVVVAEAEGNKTIYDHNGNMRAIPASNNKILTSAAAMDALGGDYRFDTDLASKAKPHNGSLRGDLYLRGTGDPTMLAADYEKLAAKLAKAGVKKVRGDLVADDTAYDDVRLGTEWGWEDEPYYYAAQTSALTVAPDEDYDAGSVIVNVDPGAAEGDKAKVTLTPPTGYVEVDNTAKTGGETDLTVDRKHGTNIITVSGTIAVGDETTSEYMSVNEPTGYAADIFARALKAKGIKLTGDIRLGETTPSGAKTLAERQSMPLSELLIPFMKLSNNMHAETLVKAMGREKTGEQGSWDNGLPVVKSFLDKQGLSTSRLRQADGSGMSRWNLIPPDQFTTLLSKLRDAKWFDTWYKSMPIACEPDRLVGGTLRSRMCDTPAEKNVYAKTGSLTSVTALSGYVTDADGRELVFSIVTNDYLTGVKDIEDKIAVTLASYSQGESLDKDGVKVPQPEKEAPSGLECSWVKPIAC